A single window of Chloroflexota bacterium DNA harbors:
- a CDS encoding branched-chain amino acid ABC transporter substrate-binding protein, with the protein MVRAGVAAVALSLAVGVVAPIAQAQSGTIKIVSSLPRTGSSKGQTDTIVNAFKMAFDESNYSAGGFTIEYEDMDDATPARGAWDAGKEAENANKAVADADVMVYLGTFNSGAAKVAIPILNRSSLVMISPANTYPGLTKPGKGEPNEPDIYYPTGVRNYSRVVPADDLQGAVAANWAKALGVTKVYVLDDTELYGHGIAQVFADTAAKIGLTVLGGPEGIDSKASDYRALATKIRGTGAEMVYYGGITQNNAGKLFKDLRSVLGPNAKMMGPDGIFEQAFIDDAGDAAEGVYVTFGGIGPSKLTGKGAAWYADYKAKYGTEPEAYAAYGYEAAKVALDAIARAGTKDREAIRAAVFATSNYDGVLGTWSFDANGDTTLTTMSGRAVVGGKFDDENSVTLQAE; encoded by the coding sequence TTGGTTCGGGCTGGCGTGGCGGCTGTCGCGCTGTCCCTTGCGGTCGGGGTCGTCGCCCCGATTGCCCAGGCGCAGTCTGGGACGATCAAGATCGTCTCCTCGCTGCCGCGCACGGGCAGCAGCAAGGGCCAGACGGACACCATCGTGAACGCCTTCAAGATGGCGTTTGACGAGTCCAACTACAGCGCTGGCGGTTTCACCATCGAGTACGAGGACATGGACGACGCCACCCCGGCGCGCGGCGCCTGGGATGCGGGCAAGGAAGCGGAGAACGCGAACAAGGCCGTCGCCGACGCCGACGTGATGGTCTACCTCGGCACCTTCAACTCGGGCGCGGCGAAGGTCGCCATTCCGATCCTCAACCGGTCGAGCCTGGTCATGATCAGCCCGGCCAACACCTACCCGGGCCTCACCAAGCCGGGCAAGGGCGAGCCAAACGAGCCGGACATCTACTACCCGACCGGCGTCCGCAACTACTCGCGCGTCGTGCCGGCCGACGACCTCCAGGGCGCGGTCGCCGCGAACTGGGCCAAGGCGCTCGGCGTCACCAAGGTGTACGTCCTGGACGACACCGAGTTGTACGGCCACGGCATCGCCCAGGTCTTCGCGGACACCGCTGCGAAGATCGGCCTGACGGTCCTGGGCGGCCCCGAGGGCATCGACTCGAAGGCCTCCGACTACCGCGCGCTGGCCACGAAGATTCGCGGCACCGGCGCGGAGATGGTCTACTACGGCGGCATCACCCAGAACAACGCCGGCAAGCTGTTCAAGGATCTTCGCTCGGTGCTTGGCCCGAACGCCAAGATGATGGGGCCTGACGGCATCTTCGAGCAGGCGTTCATCGACGACGCTGGTGATGCGGCTGAGGGCGTCTACGTGACGTTCGGCGGTATCGGCCCGAGCAAGCTGACGGGCAAGGGCGCGGCCTGGTACGCGGACTACAAGGCCAAGTACGGCACCGAGCCTGAGGCGTACGCGGCGTACGGCTACGAGGCGGCGAAGGTTGCGCTCGACGCGATCGCGCGGGCCGGCACGAAGGACCGCGAGGCGATCCGCGCGGCCGTCTTCGCGACCTCGAACTACGACGGCGTGCTGGGCACGTGGTCGTTCGACGCGAACGGCGACACCACCCTGACCACCATGTCCGGTCGAGCCGTCGTCGGCGGCAAGTTCGACGACGAGAACTCGGTGACGCTCCAGGCCGAGTAA
- a CDS encoding ribulose-phosphate 3-epimerase — translation MHIKLSPSILNADFGRLAEQVREAEAAGADYLHVDVMDGQFVPNISLGPAIVQAIRQATSLPLDLHLMIEEPRRFLAEFKAAGASIMTVHAEAVRHLHATVAAIQDAGLRAGVALNPATPLSAVEEIVDRLDLLLIMTVNPGFGGQKLIPETLDKLARARTMLDARGARAELEVDGGIKADNIAEVVRRGARVVVVGSGIFVGGAGIHGNTQAIRRHIELAHA, via the coding sequence GTGCACATCAAGCTCTCTCCCTCGATCCTGAACGCCGACTTTGGCCGCCTTGCCGAGCAGGTCCGCGAGGCCGAGGCGGCCGGCGCTGACTATCTGCACGTGGACGTGATGGACGGCCAGTTCGTGCCGAACATCAGCCTCGGGCCGGCCATCGTCCAGGCGATCCGGCAGGCGACGTCGCTGCCGCTCGACCTGCACCTGATGATCGAGGAGCCGCGCCGCTTCCTGGCGGAGTTCAAGGCGGCCGGGGCCAGCATCATGACGGTCCACGCCGAGGCCGTCCGCCATCTCCACGCGACCGTGGCAGCGATTCAGGACGCCGGTCTGCGGGCCGGCGTGGCGCTCAATCCGGCCACGCCGCTCTCGGCCGTCGAGGAGATCGTCGATCGGCTCGATCTGCTGCTCATCATGACCGTCAACCCCGGCTTTGGGGGCCAGAAGCTCATACCCGAGACGCTCGACAAGCTCGCGCGGGCGCGAACCATGCTCGATGCGCGCGGCGCACGCGCTGAGCTGGAAGTTGACGGCGGCATCAAGGCTGACAACATCGCGGAGGTGGTGCGGCGCGGCGCGCGGGTCGTCGTCGTCGGCTCCGGCATCTTCGTGGGTGGGGCCGGCATCCACGGCAATACCCAGGCGATCCGCCGGCACATCGAACTGGCGCACGCCTGA
- a CDS encoding ImmA/IrrE family metallo-endopeptidase → MTPLASFAAELGADSPLAAMRLACARLRERVRADGGTPGLRVYLQVYGLRVEEAPIPTAGRLDYEDGRYVVRVQRTRHREEPPGARPAGRRPPAPPTVLPLARATNRQRFTIAHEIGHAILFERLAGQPEVLAALREPAHWADTEALCDVAAHELLVPLDELLPAVRSAGVSLRGVERLAARFRVAREVACARLLAAGALSLSVWRVQPARAGHDDRRTTVAFERVLAHVPGDDAIGHGAALVLDRASTAARQILLEAAQHGHAQTPSLSVRSALGEATVAGIAACHAPLMTRAEQPHLLEAPAQVAVPSVGRASAAASAQVTLLLLPNADTPLWWALSRG, encoded by the coding sequence ATGACCCCGCTGGCGTCCTTCGCAGCCGAGCTTGGGGCGGACTCACCGCTGGCCGCCATGCGGCTGGCCTGTGCGCGCCTCCGGGAGCGTGTCCGGGCGGATGGCGGCACGCCCGGGCTGCGTGTGTACCTGCAAGTGTACGGGCTGCGCGTCGAAGAGGCCCCGATCCCGACGGCCGGCCGCCTGGACTACGAAGACGGCCGGTACGTCGTGAGGGTGCAGCGGACCCGCCATCGCGAGGAGCCGCCCGGCGCGCGCCCTGCTGGCCGCCGGCCGCCGGCCCCGCCCACCGTGCTGCCGCTCGCCCGGGCCACCAATCGGCAGCGCTTCACCATCGCACATGAGATCGGGCATGCCATCCTGTTTGAGAGACTGGCAGGGCAGCCCGAGGTGCTGGCTGCCCTCCGCGAGCCCGCCCACTGGGCTGACACAGAAGCGCTCTGCGACGTGGCCGCCCACGAGCTGCTGGTCCCGCTGGACGAGTTGCTGCCCGCGGTGAGGAGTGCTGGCGTGTCCCTGCGCGGCGTCGAGCGGCTGGCGGCGCGGTTCCGGGTGGCCCGCGAGGTGGCCTGTGCCCGGCTGCTGGCGGCCGGCGCACTGAGCCTGTCGGTGTGGCGTGTGCAGCCGGCCCGAGCAGGCCATGATGACCGACGGACGACCGTCGCCTTCGAGCGGGTGCTGGCGCATGTGCCGGGCGACGATGCCATCGGGCACGGGGCGGCGCTCGTGCTGGACCGGGCGTCCACGGCTGCGCGCCAGATCCTGCTCGAAGCTGCACAGCACGGCCACGCTCAGACCCCCAGCCTCTCCGTCCGGTCCGCGCTGGGCGAGGCGACCGTGGCCGGGATCGCGGCCTGCCACGCGCCGCTCATGACCCGCGCCGAGCAGCCGCACTTGCTGGAGGCTCCCGCGCAGGTGGCCGTGCCGTCAGTTGGCCGTGCATCAGCCGCCGCCTCGGCCCAGGTGACGCTGCTGCTGCTCCCGAACGCCGACACGCCGCTCTGGTGGGCACTCTCCCGCGGCTAA
- the obgE gene encoding GTPase ObgE, translating to MSELQQPDVQNTIDTAAIFAKAGDGGNGASSFRREKFVPRGGPDGGDGGRGGSVYLVANPSVSTLLEFSNRRHFKAGRGGNGAGAKKHGKAGENVRILVPLGTVVSQDGELLADLSQPGDEVMVARGGRGGLGNVHFVTPTNQAPTVAQKGEPGTEAWVTLELKSIADVGLVGYPNVGKSSLLAALTAARPKIGDYPFTTLEPNLGVAERDHFTFVLADIPGLIEGAHKGVGLGHQFLRHVERARVLLHVIDASVSDPVATYEAVREELELYNPALAAKPEVVALNKIDRDDVRTRVPELLAQFREQLPDTRVVAVSAVTTRGVDELVGVLVETLAALPKEPPRPVETMKVYRLSPADEGWVLETEDDGAYRVRGKRVERVVAMTDLTNPDAVEMLQGTLKRMGILQALEAEGVGSGDTVRFGNVELEWE from the coding sequence ATGAGTGAGTTGCAGCAGCCTGACGTTCAGAACACCATCGACACGGCGGCGATCTTCGCGAAGGCCGGCGACGGCGGCAACGGCGCGAGCAGCTTCCGCCGTGAGAAGTTCGTGCCGCGCGGCGGCCCGGACGGCGGCGATGGCGGGCGCGGCGGCAGCGTCTACCTTGTGGCGAACCCGAGCGTGAGCACGCTGCTGGAGTTCTCGAACCGCCGCCACTTCAAGGCGGGGCGCGGCGGCAACGGCGCGGGGGCCAAGAAGCACGGCAAGGCCGGCGAGAACGTCCGCATCCTCGTGCCGCTGGGCACCGTCGTCTCACAGGACGGCGAGCTGCTGGCCGACCTGAGCCAGCCGGGCGACGAGGTGATGGTCGCGCGGGGTGGGCGCGGCGGCCTTGGCAACGTCCACTTCGTGACGCCGACGAACCAGGCGCCGACGGTCGCGCAGAAGGGCGAGCCGGGCACCGAGGCGTGGGTCACGCTGGAGCTGAAGAGCATCGCCGATGTCGGGCTGGTCGGCTACCCGAACGTCGGGAAGTCGAGCCTGCTGGCGGCGCTGACAGCGGCCCGCCCGAAGATCGGCGACTATCCGTTTACCACCCTTGAGCCGAACCTGGGCGTGGCCGAGCGCGATCATTTCACGTTCGTCCTGGCGGACATCCCCGGGCTGATCGAGGGGGCGCACAAGGGCGTCGGGCTGGGGCACCAGTTCCTGCGGCATGTCGAGCGGGCACGCGTGCTGCTGCACGTGATCGACGCAAGCGTGTCCGACCCCGTGGCGACCTACGAGGCGGTCCGCGAGGAGCTGGAGCTGTACAACCCGGCCCTGGCCGCCAAGCCGGAAGTGGTGGCGCTGAACAAGATCGACCGCGACGACGTGCGGACCCGCGTGCCGGAGCTGCTCGCGCAGTTCAGGGAGCAACTGCCCGACACGAGGGTGGTGGCCGTCTCAGCCGTGACGACCCGTGGCGTCGATGAGCTGGTTGGCGTCCTGGTGGAGACGCTGGCCGCGCTGCCAAAGGAGCCGCCGCGCCCGGTCGAGACGATGAAGGTCTACCGGCTCTCGCCAGCCGACGAGGGCTGGGTGCTGGAGACCGAGGACGACGGCGCCTACCGGGTGCGCGGCAAGCGCGTCGAGCGCGTCGTGGCGATGACGGACCTGACGAATCCCGATGCCGTAGAGATGCTCCAGGGGACGCTCAAGCGGATGGGCATCCTCCAGGCGTTGGAGGCCGAAGGCGTCGGTTCCGGGGACACGGTCCGCTTCGGGAACGTCGAGCTGGAGTGGGAGTGA
- a CDS encoding ABC transporter substrate-binding protein has translation MTIVSLLPEAREILHALNLAPELAALPDGADAAPDALADALAAIHPRLIFTSETAAGGGMPRAVVRRLVRRLRPRPAVYALEPHTLGDILSDIKTVGDATGQQRAARALIEALRARIDAVTLRTAQSLAARPAPRVALLAHGEPPTAAGWWLAELIGLAGGHDVLAGLGRPPRAVTQEEIEAARPDVVLRVADLRGRGGEGLAFVHLLERLSDLLAGLPTN, from the coding sequence ATGACCATCGTCAGCCTGCTCCCCGAGGCCCGCGAGATCCTGCACGCGCTCAACCTTGCCCCTGAGCTTGCGGCGCTGCCGGATGGGGCCGACGCCGCTCCGGATGCCCTCGCCGACGCGCTGGCGGCCATCCATCCACGGCTGATCTTCACCTCGGAGACGGCTGCGGGCGGTGGTATGCCTCGGGCGGTGGTGCGCCGGCTGGTGCGGCGCTTGCGGCCTCGGCCAGCCGTCTACGCGCTGGAGCCGCACACGTTGGGAGACATCCTCAGCGACATCAAGACCGTTGGCGACGCCACCGGGCAGCAGCGGGCTGCCCGCGCCCTGATCGAGGCGCTGCGGGCGCGCATCGACGCCGTGACGCTGCGGACCGCGCAGTCCCTGGCTGCCCGCCCTGCCCCGCGCGTGGCGCTCCTGGCACACGGCGAGCCGCCCACCGCTGCCGGCTGGTGGCTGGCCGAGCTGATCGGGCTGGCTGGCGGGCACGACGTGCTGGCCGGCCTGGGCCGGCCGCCCCGGGCGGTGACCCAGGAGGAGATCGAGGCGGCGCGACCTGACGTGGTGCTGAGGGTAGCGGACCTCCGGGGGCGGGGGGGTGAGGGCCTTGCCTTCGTCCACCTGCTGGAGCGCCTGTCTGACCTGCTTGCCGGCCTGCCGACCAACTGA
- a CDS encoding nicotinate-nucleotide adenylyltransferase, translating to MTTIGVFGGTFDPPHLGHLAAAQEALEAFGLDRVLFMPSERNPLKLNDQISPTEHRVAMTTLAIEGDPRFELSRADLGGGGPSYTVDLLERMHQELPAGADLVFITGMDVLHELHRWREPLRVLELARLIVVERPGQQTVSPESVDERLPGASRRISIVETPGVAVSSTELRRRAAEGRSLRYLVPDRVAAYIRAHGLYARSPESGVRSHEGADSLDGQRNEPGGEWPPGS from the coding sequence GTGACCACCATCGGCGTCTTCGGCGGGACGTTCGATCCGCCGCATCTCGGCCACCTGGCAGCAGCCCAGGAGGCGCTCGAAGCGTTCGGCCTGGACCGCGTGCTGTTCATGCCGAGCGAGCGCAACCCGCTCAAGCTCAACGACCAGATCTCGCCGACCGAGCACCGTGTCGCCATGACCACGCTGGCCATCGAGGGCGATCCGCGCTTCGAGCTGTCGCGCGCCGACCTCGGCGGCGGCGGACCGTCCTACACGGTCGATCTGCTGGAGCGGATGCACCAGGAGCTGCCGGCGGGCGCAGACCTCGTCTTCATCACCGGCATGGACGTGCTCCACGAGCTGCATCGCTGGCGCGAGCCGCTGCGCGTGCTGGAGCTGGCCCGGCTGATCGTGGTGGAGCGGCCTGGGCAGCAGACTGTGTCGCCGGAGTCGGTGGACGAGCGGCTGCCGGGCGCCAGCCGCCGGATCTCCATCGTCGAGACGCCCGGCGTGGCCGTATCCTCAACCGAGCTGCGCCGCCGCGCCGCGGAAGGGCGCTCGCTGCGCTACCTCGTGCCCGACCGGGTCGCCGCGTACATCCGCGCGCACGGGCTGTACGCGAGGAGTCCGGAGTCAGGAGTCAGGAGCCACGAGGGGGCAGACTCGCTCGACGGACAAAGGAACGAGCCAGGAGGCGAGTGGCCTCCTGGCTCCTGA